One Chryseobacterium sp. StRB126 genomic region harbors:
- a CDS encoding SDR family oxidoreductase, with protein sequence MQINLDNKHFLVTGGGRGIGKAIVQQLLSSGASVSFTYNRGQETAEKYLQELSAEFPAKIALYQADIQNEDQSKALIETIEKSSLGPLFGLINNAGITADAPFFSMTHDMWKEVINTNLNGTYFLSKAVIKSFIRKKNSKIINISSVSGIRSAIGQANYGASKAAIISLTKTLALEFAKFNMQVNAVAPGFIDTEMVSQMNEQDKKKIDQIIPMKRMGMPQEIADMVIFLCSEKSNYITGQTFVIDGGLTL encoded by the coding sequence ATGCAGATTAATTTAGATAACAAACATTTCCTGGTAACTGGTGGCGGACGGGGAATAGGGAAAGCTATTGTCCAGCAGTTGCTTTCTTCAGGAGCATCCGTATCATTTACCTATAATCGTGGCCAGGAAACCGCAGAAAAATACCTACAGGAACTCTCAGCAGAATTTCCGGCTAAGATTGCATTATATCAGGCAGATATTCAAAATGAAGATCAGTCAAAGGCTTTAATAGAAACTATTGAAAAATCTTCATTAGGGCCATTGTTCGGACTTATTAATAATGCAGGGATTACTGCAGATGCGCCATTTTTCAGCATGACCCATGATATGTGGAAAGAAGTGATTAATACTAATTTAAATGGAACTTACTTTCTTTCCAAAGCAGTCATAAAATCATTTATCCGAAAGAAAAATTCAAAAATAATCAATATTTCATCCGTATCCGGAATACGTAGTGCTATAGGGCAGGCCAATTATGGAGCCTCCAAAGCAGCAATTATTTCGCTTACTAAAACACTCGCATTAGAATTTGCCAAGTTTAATATGCAGGTGAATGCAGTTGCTCCCGGATTTATAGATACAGAAATGGTTTCTCAGATGAATGAACAGGACAAGAAAAAAATAGATCAGATAATTCCCATGAAAAGAATGGGAATGCCTCAGGAAATTGCTGATATGGTAATTTTTCTCTGTTCTGAAAAAAGCAATTATATCACTGGCCAGACATTCGTCATTGATGGTGGACTGACCTTATAA
- a CDS encoding diiron oxygenase, whose translation MNPLKKKTLSPKFSDLLDKLNKASEKKQMSLLLDHPWDEPTDNVWLKKRENISIYGTPYYDLASEEERRLLSVYETGAWWYTFIVFENLVSEYYMKIVNHGSLKKFPEVVKYIHHFCKEEIVHAMVFRKAMNYFNIAPFPVPLNLREIYSHNASMAEFPLKAIYLTILIEWLAENNAMEDCNSKEISKLSRAVAVEHHKEEARHIEWGKNMIREFIDVVPEFLREAQEITAPLLRSMLDMSISSIMVYARVGFKDKAFKNYKELIPAVLNSENRKKINSRIMAPMMRYFIEIGICNPENMEVWKKNGFEKDVEDAIAYFKKKSTTEGDIDNVMDKNYD comes from the coding sequence ATGAATCCGCTAAAGAAAAAAACACTCAGTCCAAAGTTTTCAGATCTGCTGGATAAACTTAATAAAGCATCTGAAAAAAAGCAAATGAGTCTGCTTCTGGACCATCCCTGGGATGAACCTACCGACAATGTATGGCTCAAGAAAAGAGAGAATATTTCCATCTATGGAACTCCGTATTACGATCTGGCATCAGAAGAAGAAAGAAGACTTCTATCAGTATATGAAACCGGAGCTTGGTGGTATACCTTTATCGTATTTGAAAATCTGGTTTCTGAATATTATATGAAAATCGTAAACCATGGTTCTCTGAAAAAGTTTCCGGAGGTAGTAAAATATATACATCATTTCTGCAAAGAAGAGATTGTACACGCCATGGTATTCCGAAAGGCCATGAATTACTTCAACATAGCCCCTTTTCCCGTTCCTTTAAATTTACGGGAAATCTACAGTCACAATGCATCCATGGCCGAATTCCCCTTAAAGGCAATTTATCTCACAATTCTAATAGAATGGCTTGCAGAAAATAATGCAATGGAAGACTGTAACAGTAAGGAAATTTCTAAACTTTCCCGGGCTGTAGCTGTAGAACACCATAAGGAGGAAGCAAGACATATAGAATGGGGAAAAAATATGATCCGGGAATTTATAGATGTTGTTCCTGAATTTTTACGTGAAGCTCAAGAGATTACAGCTCCATTACTGAGAAGTATGTTGGATATGTCCATATCCAGCATAATGGTTTACGCCAGGGTTGGGTTCAAAGACAAGGCATTTAAAAACTATAAAGAACTTATCCCTGCTGTCCTGAATTCTGAAAACAGAAAAAAAATTAATTCAAGAATAATGGCTCCTATGATGAGGTATTTTATAGAAATCGGAATCTGTAATCCTGAAAATATGGAAGTATGGAAAAAGAATGGTTTCGAAAAAGACGTTGAAGATGCTATCGCCTATTTTAAAAAGAAATCGACTACTGAAGGGGATATAGACAATGTAATGGATAAAAATTATGATTAG
- a CDS encoding beta-ketoacyl-[acyl-carrier-protein] synthase family protein, translating to MKRVVITGMGIVSPLACKKDTFWEKILKGDTGVSDLTKLNPSNYKGITRAAEVHLEKEYKNMELIEHFRPYGKAVTYAAAAIDMGLKDAGLEHKFTQKNNYGVILGTTNGNQDIVERIVDEWDLGMEHEELPSQASETLHKFRPVELSASIAKYYNLGGTNMVIPTACAAGNYAIGTAYSMIQEGRSPLIIAGGADPFTRSCYTVFYRLGAMSKNDCKPFDQDRTGMIVGEGAAILIIEELEHALARGARIYGEIKGYGLACDAYDPTAPDPEGSGATLSMTNALVSGNIDKKNITYISAHGTGTKANDAHEVKAMNNVFGDEINTLYVNGIKSMLGHCMGAASALEAVSAVLSLYNQHIPKNINTKKIDESFNISFQIQPSAEIEHHVEHVLSNSFAFGGNICSVIFSKYDAN from the coding sequence ATGAAAAGAGTTGTTATTACAGGAATGGGAATTGTAAGCCCGCTGGCTTGTAAAAAAGATACTTTTTGGGAAAAAATCCTCAAAGGAGATACCGGAGTCAGCGATCTTACCAAGCTGAATCCCTCAAATTATAAAGGGATAACAAGAGCCGCAGAAGTGCATCTTGAAAAAGAGTATAAAAATATGGAACTCATTGAGCATTTCCGTCCCTACGGAAAAGCTGTCACCTATGCTGCTGCGGCCATAGATATGGGATTAAAAGATGCAGGACTGGAACATAAGTTTACGCAAAAAAACAACTATGGAGTTATCCTGGGAACAACGAATGGGAACCAGGATATTGTAGAGCGTATTGTAGATGAATGGGATCTTGGTATGGAACATGAAGAGCTCCCTTCACAAGCATCCGAAACCTTACACAAATTCAGGCCTGTGGAACTCAGTGCCAGCATTGCAAAGTACTATAATCTGGGTGGAACCAACATGGTAATACCTACAGCCTGCGCTGCCGGAAATTATGCTATAGGAACAGCATATTCTATGATTCAGGAAGGCCGCTCCCCTCTTATTATTGCCGGAGGTGCAGATCCTTTTACAAGATCATGTTATACCGTATTTTACAGGTTAGGTGCCATGTCTAAAAATGATTGTAAACCTTTCGATCAGGATAGAACGGGAATGATTGTCGGAGAAGGTGCTGCCATTTTGATTATTGAAGAATTAGAACATGCTCTGGCCAGAGGAGCCAGGATTTATGGAGAAATTAAAGGATATGGACTGGCTTGTGATGCTTATGATCCTACAGCACCAGATCCTGAGGGTTCAGGAGCTACATTATCCATGACCAATGCCCTTGTTTCAGGCAATATTGACAAAAAAAACATAACCTATATCAGCGCTCACGGAACGGGTACGAAAGCAAATGATGCCCATGAAGTAAAAGCAATGAATAATGTTTTTGGAGATGAGATAAACACTTTATATGTAAACGGAATAAAATCAATGCTGGGACATTGCATGGGAGCAGCAAGTGCTCTTGAGGCCGTAAGCGCAGTTTTATCACTATACAATCAGCACATTCCCAAAAACATAAATACGAAAAAAATTGATGAGTCTTTTAATATCAGCTTCCAGATACAGCCATCTGCGGAAATAGAGCATCATGTAGAACATGTTCTAAGTAATTCTTTTGCCTTTGGCGGTAATATCTGCAGCGTAATATTCAGTAAATATGATGCAAACTAA